A region of Ferruginibacter albus DNA encodes the following proteins:
- the cyoE gene encoding heme o synthase has translation MEEQQDKTTISNSTSFALAAKVKDYFQLIKFTLSFMVVFSTVVSYLLAPNVTFNLLSVLLLFVAGMLITGSANAINQAMEKDTDAMMKRTAKRPVASGRMSVSEAHTFAMIAGILGGFILWSVFNISSALLGIASLFLYGYVYTPLKKVNSVAVLVGALPGALPCLIGWVAATGEINPVAVIHTNHGDYTNAGGWILFAIQFLWQFPHFWAIAWVAHQDYSKAGFKLLPSDKGPTKFTAIQTIMYSTLMIPVGVLPYYYHISGAISLWILLACNLWMVFVSVLLYIKMDVKSARKVMFSSYFYLMIVFLSLLADKAH, from the coding sequence ATGGAGGAGCAGCAGGATAAAACTACCATATCCAATTCAACATCGTTTGCATTGGCAGCTAAGGTGAAAGATTACTTTCAGTTGATCAAGTTCACTTTAAGTTTTATGGTGGTGTTTAGTACAGTAGTAAGTTACCTGCTGGCACCGAATGTAACGTTTAACTTACTATCAGTTCTTTTACTTTTTGTTGCAGGCATGTTGATAACGGGTTCTGCCAATGCTATTAATCAGGCAATGGAAAAAGATACCGATGCCATGATGAAACGCACTGCTAAACGTCCGGTTGCATCCGGCCGTATGAGCGTAAGTGAAGCACATACTTTTGCAATGATTGCAGGAATATTGGGCGGTTTTATCTTGTGGTCTGTGTTTAATATTTCCAGCGCATTATTGGGCATAGCAAGTTTGTTTTTGTATGGGTATGTTTATACACCATTAAAAAAAGTGAACTCTGTTGCGGTATTGGTTGGCGCATTGCCGGGAGCTTTACCTTGTTTGATCGGCTGGGTGGCAGCTACAGGAGAAATAAACCCCGTAGCGGTTATTCATACAAATCATGGTGATTATACAAATGCGGGCGGATGGATCTTGTTTGCGATACAGTTCTTATGGCAATTCCCTCATTTTTGGGCAATTGCCTGGGTAGCGCACCAGGATTATTCCAAAGCAGGATTTAAATTATTGCCAAGTGATAAAGGGCCGACGAAGTTTACAGCAATACAAACCATCATGTACAGCACATTGATGATACCGGTGGGAGTATTGCCGTATTATTATCACATAAGCGGTGCAATCAGTTTATGGATATTATTGGCTTGTAATTTATGGATGGTTTTTGTGAGCGTGTTGCTATATATAAAGATGGATGTGAAGAGTGCCAGAAAAGTGATGTTCAGTTCTTATTTTTATTTGATGATCGTGTTTTTGTCGTTGTTGGCAGATAAAGCTCATTAA
- a CDS encoding cytochrome c oxidase subunit 3: MEQRKRIHPHKFTLWVGIASIIMMFAGFTSAYIVKRNQPNWVSFDLPKVFWYSTAVMVLSSVTIWQALKAFKQRAMLNYRRLVMVTFFLGVLFVVLQIIGFNELYQKGITLQGNVSFSFLFIIVGLHALHVLGGIIVLLILFLKAFSSSVRNYNTVPIELASTYWHFVDFLWVYLLIFLILIR, translated from the coding sequence ATGGAACAACGAAAAAGAATACATCCGCACAAGTTTACACTTTGGGTGGGCATTGCAAGCATTATTATGATGTTTGCAGGGTTTACAAGTGCGTATATCGTAAAACGTAATCAACCCAATTGGGTATCGTTCGATCTGCCTAAGGTTTTTTGGTACTCAACGGCGGTGATGGTTTTAAGTAGTGTAACCATATGGCAGGCATTAAAGGCTTTTAAGCAACGTGCCATGCTGAATTACAGGAGACTGGTGATGGTAACGTTTTTTTTGGGAGTTCTTTTTGTAGTGTTACAGATAATTGGATTTAACGAATTATATCAAAAAGGAATTACGTTGCAGGGAAATGTTTCGTTTTCGTTTTTGTTTATAATTGTAGGATTACATGCATTGCATGTTTTGGGAGGAATAATTGTTTTGTTGATACTTTTTTTAAAAGCATTCAGCAGTTCGGTTAGAAACTACAATACAGTACCGATTGAACTGGCGAGTACGTACTGGCATTTTGTAGATTTTTTATGGGTTTACTTATTGATTTTTTTAATATTGATTAGATAA
- a CDS encoding cytochrome c oxidase subunit 3: MSTAAAQQGTKWWSGGRSPFNASYGKVMMWYFLMSDAFTFGAFLISYATLRFSLNDWVDANHVFNAFPFFGHQNLPLAFVSLMTFILIASSVTMVLAVHEGHHMNKKGVEKYMLLTILGGLAFLGCQAWEWTHLLTGEHFILAANGTIETLNTTVSHNPWGHLVGSAEISAALQKTSPEVLRAMILEHDHSATAASLQSLSVSDLISKIDLNAVQIHHIGPPSFGSYFFGITGFHGFHVFSGVVINVIMYIKTKLNHFEDRGHYEMIEKAGLYWHFVDLVWVFVFLCFYLI, from the coding sequence ATGTCAACAGCAGCAGCACAACAAGGCACTAAATGGTGGAGCGGTGGTAGAAGCCCGTTCAATGCAAGCTATGGTAAAGTGATGATGTGGTATTTTTTAATGAGCGATGCATTTACATTTGGCGCTTTCCTGATTAGCTATGCTACACTTCGTTTTAGCTTGAACGATTGGGTGGATGCTAACCATGTATTTAATGCATTTCCATTTTTTGGGCATCAGAATTTGCCACTGGCATTTGTGAGCTTGATGACATTTATTTTGATCGCCAGCTCTGTTACCATGGTGTTAGCTGTACATGAGGGACATCATATGAACAAGAAAGGTGTTGAAAAGTACATGTTGTTAACCATTTTGGGAGGTTTGGCCTTCTTAGGTTGCCAGGCTTGGGAATGGACGCACTTGTTAACTGGAGAGCATTTTATTTTAGCGGCAAACGGAACAATTGAAACATTAAATACTACTGTTAGTCATAACCCATGGGGACATTTGGTAGGTAGTGCAGAAATATCTGCAGCATTGCAAAAAACATCACCGGAAGTATTGCGTGCAATGATCCTGGAACATGATCACTCTGCAACAGCCGCTTCTTTACAAAGTTTATCTGTAAGCGACCTGATCAGCAAGATAGATCTAAATGCAGTACAGATACATCATATCGGTCCCCCATCATTTGGTAGTTACTTCTTTGGTATTACGGGGTTCCATGGTTTTCACGTATTTAGTGGGGTGGTGATAAACGTAATTATGTATATCAAAACAAAGCTGAACCATTTTGAAGACAGAGGACATTATGAAATGATCGAAAAGGCAGGATTATACTGGCACTTTGTGGATCTGGTTTGGGTGTTTGTGTTCTTATGTTTCTATTTAATCTAA
- a CDS encoding cytochrome C oxidase subunit IV family protein: protein MSEVLASPEITFAHEPAKGTGRIWKIFWILSGITIIELALGFGLAKEWYGDPHAHATAILFVKGVICILSLAKAFYIVSVFMHLGDEIRNFIMTIVVPLSLFIWFIAAFLWDGNSWRNLRNEYKEKRPTTEQVAPAPEH from the coding sequence ATGAGTGAAGTTTTAGCATCTCCGGAAATTACGTTTGCACACGAGCCTGCAAAAGGTACCGGAAGAATCTGGAAAATATTTTGGATTTTATCAGGCATCACAATTATTGAGCTGGCGTTGGGCTTTGGTTTAGCCAAGGAATGGTATGGCGATCCACATGCACATGCAACTGCTATTCTTTTTGTAAAAGGAGTTATCTGTATTTTATCGTTAGCCAAAGCATTTTATATTGTTTCTGTATTTATGCATCTGGGTGATGAAATAAGAAATTTTATCATGACAATTGTTGTTCCTCTTTCTTTATTCATTTGGTTTATTGCTGCGTTTTTGTGGGATGGGAACAGTTGGAGAAACTTACGTAATGAGTATAAAGAGAAAAGGCCGACAACAGAACAAGTAGCGCCTGCCCCGGAGCATTAA
- a CDS encoding SCO family protein, with protein sequence MNKKAFLALMLAILMPVTGYLLVKYYAERDVQMPRRYFYDDVKIIEKDGKISRDTIWHSVRNITLVNQLGDTVNLDDLKGKVLVIDFFFTHCPTVCPGLARSMQRLQNSFKDNNDSIVQFLSISIDPVHDSVKNLRSFANHYTSNHDTWWFLTGDKKDIYDFALHEIKANIADINIDTAFVHTPMFFLLDRDRVVRGWYDGRDSVEQAKLVRDIPLLMLEKDRKRTFGQFLKELFQRS encoded by the coding sequence ATGAATAAGAAAGCTTTTTTAGCGTTAATGCTGGCGATACTGATGCCTGTTACAGGTTACCTGTTGGTAAAATATTATGCAGAACGTGATGTGCAAATGCCCCGCCGTTATTTTTATGATGATGTAAAAATAATTGAGAAAGACGGAAAGATATCTAGGGATACTATTTGGCACAGCGTACGAAATATTACATTGGTAAACCAGTTAGGCGATACCGTTAACCTTGATGATCTGAAAGGAAAGGTATTGGTAATTGATTTTTTCTTTACACACTGTCCTACCGTTTGCCCGGGATTGGCCCGCAGCATGCAACGGTTGCAAAATTCTTTTAAGGATAATAATGATTCTATTGTTCAGTTTCTTTCTATCAGTATTGATCCGGTACACGATTCAGTTAAAAATCTAAGAAGCTTTGCCAATCATTACACTTCCAATCATGATACATGGTGGTTTTTAACCGGCGATAAAAAAGACATCTATGATTTTGCTTTGCATGAAATAAAGGCAAATATTGCGGACATTAATATAGATACAGCATTTGTACATACTCCTATGTTTTTTTTATTAGACAGAGACAGGGTAGTAAGGGGCTGGTATGATGGACGTGATTCTGTTGAACAGGCAAAGCTGGTACGGGATATTCCTTTATTGATGTTGGAAAAAGACAGGAAACGAACCTTTGGTCAGTTTTTAAAAGAGTTATTTCAAAGAAGTTAA
- a CDS encoding DUF420 domain-containing protein, with translation MLPEPSIKKDDKKAAILIWVVSIVVFVAVAFLASKKFDIKLGFDVHIFALINAILNSIVVMLLIAALLAVKQEKYVLHKNLMLIAIVLSVLFLVSYICHHLLAGETRFGDINHDGILSDDEKVKVGVVRYIYFILLFTHIPLAAIVLPFILFTAYRALIGEYPQHKKLTRITWPMWLYVAVTGVIVYLMIAPYYTLK, from the coding sequence ATGTTACCGGAACCATCTATAAAAAAAGATGATAAAAAAGCTGCTATCTTAATATGGGTAGTGTCAATAGTTGTTTTTGTGGCTGTTGCTTTTTTAGCGTCTAAAAAATTCGATATTAAATTAGGTTTTGATGTACACATTTTTGCATTGATAAATGCTATCCTCAATTCGATAGTGGTTATGTTATTAATTGCAGCACTGCTGGCAGTTAAGCAAGAAAAATATGTACTGCATAAAAACTTAATGCTGATAGCAATTGTTCTATCGGTGTTATTTTTAGTTTCATACATCTGTCATCATTTATTGGCAGGAGAGACAAGATTTGGAGATATCAATCATGATGGTATTTTAAGCGATGATGAAAAAGTAAAAGTCGGCGTTGTACGGTATATTTATTTTATTCTTTTATTTACACATATTCCATTAGCGGCAATTGTATTGCCTTTTATTTTATTTACTGCTTATCGTGCCTTGATAGGAGAATATCCCCAGCATAAAAAATTAACTCGTATTACTTGGCCAATGTGGTTATATGTAGCTGTTACCGGAGTAATTGTTTATTTAATGATAGCTCCCTATTATACATTAAAGTAG
- a CDS encoding SIMPL domain-containing protein (The SIMPL domain is named for its presence in mouse protein SIMPL (signalling molecule that associates with mouse pelle-like kinase). Bacterial member BP26, from Brucella, was shown to assemble into a channel-like structure, while YggE from E. coli has been associated with resistance to oxidative stress.), giving the protein MKKIFLISLVCIVSKISCGQVSGNINYQRQVRYSNDNFELDIPSNSKLTIVVKGLANLTADNYVAIFSVAQTGKTTEEVNNLIDNRINEALKNIKTKQGVETYVDMISFVPVYEYEVEKKLFNKKTYNEIPKGFEVKKNIHIKYKDPNLLNEIIATLANSEIYDLVRVDYISDKIEATKADLVNRAKLLLQEKIKGYKQIIGSRIDSSEKNLVDGFKIMYPVEMYNSYQAYSNSDLDLKKTANSNQVEKSTTLYYQPVVNKDFDLVLNPTILEPAIQITYEIKLEVDMEKDIKNDLKEYFIITPNGDLKKISPRN; this is encoded by the coding sequence ATGAAAAAAATATTTCTAATTTCTTTGGTTTGTATTGTCAGCAAAATTTCTTGCGGACAGGTATCGGGAAATATTAATTACCAAAGACAGGTTCGGTATTCAAACGATAATTTCGAATTAGATATTCCTTCTAACTCTAAATTGACAATAGTTGTAAAAGGATTAGCAAATCTTACTGCAGACAATTATGTAGCAATTTTTAGTGTGGCGCAAACAGGAAAAACTACAGAAGAGGTCAATAATTTGATCGATAACAGAATAAATGAAGCCTTAAAAAACATAAAGACTAAACAAGGAGTAGAAACATACGTAGATATGATCTCTTTTGTACCGGTGTATGAGTATGAAGTAGAGAAAAAATTATTCAATAAAAAAACTTACAATGAAATTCCCAAAGGCTTTGAGGTCAAAAAAAACATTCACATAAAATATAAGGATCCGAACCTGTTGAATGAAATAATTGCCACTCTTGCAAATTCAGAAATTTATGACCTGGTTCGTGTAGATTATATTTCGGATAAGATAGAAGCTACTAAAGCAGACCTTGTGAATAGAGCTAAGCTTTTACTGCAGGAAAAAATTAAAGGCTACAAGCAAATTATAGGCTCAAGAATTGACAGCAGCGAGAAGAATTTAGTGGATGGATTTAAAATAATGTATCCGGTTGAAATGTATAATTCATACCAGGCATATTCCAATTCAGACCTTGATCTAAAGAAAACCGCAAATAGTAACCAGGTTGAAAAATCGACAACTCTATACTATCAGCCCGTCGTTAACAAAGACTTTGATCTTGTACTAAACCCAACAATTTTAGAACCCGCCATCCAAATAACTTATGAAATTAAGTTAGAAGTTGATATGGAAAAAGACATCAAAAATGATCTTAAAGAATATTTTATCATCACACCAAATGGCGACTTAAAAAAGATAAGCCCAAGGAATTGA
- a CDS encoding DUF4139 domain-containing protein: protein MKKIVIAVLMIASYFTTAAQDTTKASSKLISATVYYGYGAELTHETKASVNNSTKQIVISQLSTSIDENSLQIKVPESITLLSQKFKVIYPQAEVVKDPLTTTLQDSITLLNIQLRRNANLISIEEQTLAKTGVLIEAAVSNEGNKATSSDEILKLVNAYTIKIEKAKTNIFNYKEIETALNAKVQSLQERINTANDNTLPSSKPYGQLTLQVICNEAQTVPISFSYFTNTAGWTPLYDVRVNSKTNEIKLVYKASLTQSTGIDWKHTNLTLSTANPSMSNTMPVLNAWYLQWYVPLLYKDLSNSLQRKIGNQATMNTSFIGFANSTSNSLNYLAPQTTNDTVTPSTLQEFTTLKESQLNTNFEIALPYDIESDGEIHAVTIKEEKINAGLKNYAIPKLDNSAYLLADITDWENLDLLPGTANIIIDDTYLGKSVIDPNSIADTLSLSLGKDKRIAIKRNIVKEFTTVKTKGNTTSQTVTYEITVKNNKLTPVNVALKDQYPISTTSEVEVTLNDSDNAEVIPETGILNWKLQLKPGESQKVKFSYTVKYPKDKKLANL, encoded by the coding sequence ATGAAGAAAATAGTTATCGCTGTACTAATGATCGCTTCTTACTTTACTACAGCAGCACAAGACACTACAAAAGCATCTTCCAAATTAATTTCTGCAACTGTTTATTATGGTTATGGCGCAGAGCTGACACATGAAACAAAAGCATCTGTAAACAACAGCACCAAACAAATTGTGATAAGCCAGTTAAGTACTTCTATTGATGAAAACAGCTTGCAGATAAAAGTCCCTGAAAGCATCACCTTATTATCGCAAAAATTTAAAGTGATCTATCCACAGGCTGAGGTTGTAAAGGATCCGCTCACAACAACATTACAGGATAGCATTACGCTTCTTAATATACAACTACGACGCAATGCTAATTTGATCTCGATAGAAGAGCAAACGTTAGCTAAAACAGGAGTATTAATAGAAGCCGCCGTTTCAAATGAGGGAAACAAAGCAACTTCATCAGATGAAATATTGAAATTGGTAAATGCTTATACCATCAAAATTGAAAAAGCAAAGACCAACATCTTCAATTATAAAGAAATAGAAACCGCATTGAATGCCAAAGTTCAATCTTTACAAGAAAGAATTAATACAGCTAATGACAATACGCTTCCTTCATCAAAGCCTTACGGGCAATTAACTTTACAGGTTATTTGCAATGAAGCACAAACTGTACCTATATCGTTCAGTTATTTTACTAATACTGCCGGTTGGACGCCACTTTACGACGTTAGAGTAAATTCCAAAACCAATGAAATAAAATTGGTTTACAAAGCTTCATTAACACAATCAACAGGCATTGACTGGAAGCACACAAATCTAACATTAAGCACGGCTAATCCTTCTATGAGCAATACAATGCCCGTTTTAAATGCGTGGTATTTGCAATGGTATGTACCGTTATTGTATAAAGATCTTTCTAACTCATTACAAAGAAAAATCGGCAATCAAGCAACAATGAACACTTCTTTCATTGGCTTTGCAAACAGCACATCCAATAGCCTAAACTACCTTGCTCCTCAAACTACCAATGACACTGTTACACCCAGCACGTTACAGGAGTTTACCACTTTAAAAGAAAGTCAGTTAAATACCAATTTTGAAATTGCACTGCCTTATGATATAGAAAGCGATGGAGAAATACATGCAGTAACGATCAAAGAAGAAAAGATAAATGCAGGCTTAAAAAATTATGCGATCCCTAAATTAGACAACAGCGCTTATTTACTTGCGGACATAACTGATTGGGAAAACCTGGATTTACTGCCAGGCACCGCCAATATTATTATAGATGATACTTATTTAGGTAAATCTGTTATTGATCCTAACAGTATTGCGGATACATTAAGTTTATCGTTAGGAAAAGACAAACGCATCGCTATAAAACGAAATATTGTTAAAGAGTTTACGACGGTAAAAACCAAAGGCAACACCACTTCTCAAACAGTAACTTACGAAATAACAGTCAAGAATAACAAATTGACACCAGTTAATGTAGCCTTGAAAGATCAATATCCAATAAGCACTACTTCAGAAGTTGAAGTAACATTAAATGATTCAGACAACGCAGAAGTAATTCCGGAAACGGGTATTCTCAACTGGAAGCTACAATTAAAACCAGGCGAAAGCCAAAAAGTCAAATTCAGCTATACTGTTAAATATCCAAAAGATAAAAAATTAGCGAATCTATAA